A genomic segment from Gammaproteobacteria bacterium encodes:
- a CDS encoding DUF3261 domain-containing protein, whose amino-acid sequence MCCWRRLRVWAGSEPVGRSLRALAWRWQVPVMTLLLSACAGLGPPESAVPAWEPLPPHTLGRTLAAQQRVQARLGGHRRVFDAAVEVNRQGLQVVLLTPLGQRVASLRYNGRVLRFEKGAAAPDSFPPAMMLEAMQMIYWPAAVLNGRAGAGGWRIEEQRRRRVVFYAERAVAELRYSTDEPWQGRVEMVNYPHGYSLTVDSAILSPGQ is encoded by the coding sequence ATGTGCTGCTGGCGCCGCTTGCGCGTCTGGGCCGGGTCTGAACCTGTGGGGAGAAGCTTGCGTGCCCTGGCGTGGCGTTGGCAGGTGCCGGTGATGACGCTGCTGTTGTCCGCCTGCGCCGGCCTTGGCCCGCCGGAATCTGCGGTGCCGGCATGGGAACCACTGCCTCCGCACACCCTGGGGCGGACGCTGGCGGCCCAGCAGCGGGTGCAGGCCCGCTTGGGAGGCCACCGGCGGGTGTTTGACGCCGCGGTGGAAGTGAACCGGCAGGGCTTGCAGGTGGTGCTGCTTACCCCGTTGGGACAACGGGTGGCGTCATTGCGCTACAATGGCCGGGTGCTCAGATTTGAAAAAGGGGCCGCGGCGCCGGACAGTTTCCCCCCCGCCATGATGCTCGAAGCGATGCAAATGATTTACTGGCCGGCGGCGGTGCTGAATGGCCGGGCGGGTGCGGGCGGGTGGCGGATCGAGGAGCAGCGCCGCCGGCGCGTGGTGTTTTACGCTGAGCGGGCGGTGGCCGAACTGCGCTACAGCACCGATGAGCCCTGGCAGGGGCGCGTTGAAATGGTCAACTATCCCCATGGCTATAGTTTGACCGTCGACAGCGCGATACTGTCTCCCGGGCAATGA